One Alligator mississippiensis isolate rAllMis1 chromosome 16, rAllMis1, whole genome shotgun sequence genomic region harbors:
- the ACTL9 gene encoding actin-like protein 9 produces the protein MPITPKPMRIGTMTPQSMSSRPGSLQTRSPSLRSEARSSEHYQKGRGFSEDRRATTGRLNSPERHPTVMQRTGAVVIDTGTGCCKAGFAGQQNPKSVLGSWVGRPTERSFKLRGARPDTFVGERARTQPDVEVIEPVRNGIIIDWEAAEVLWRHMFYHDLQVRPEDHALLMSDPPLSPTTNREKMVEVVFESLNSPGMYIAYHSVLSVYAHGKISGLVVDSGYAVTHTVPVHQGYNLPHAIERMDIAGSHMTSFLMKLLNDSGHVFTERMTHIVEDIKHKCCYVAANFERECHLPRKDYVVDFQLPDGHVISLGKERFQCPEMLFTPPKLPGISFVGVHNMAQRSLSKVPEEARGDMYQNIFLCGGSSLFNGLEKRFTSELLRHLPSSAKVRVSAVPLRKFSVWTGGSILASLKNFQACWIQKEQYNDIGPYVVHRKCY, from the coding sequence ATGCCAATAACCCCCAAACCAATGAGGATAGGAACAATGACTCCACAATCAATGAGTTCAAGACCAGGGAGTCTACAGACAAGAAGCCCTTCTTTACGATCTGAAGCGCGTTCTTCAGAGCACTATCAGAAGGGCAGAGGATTTTCAGAAGACAGAAGAGCCACTACAGGCAGGTTGAATTCCCCCGAGAGACACCCCACGGTTATGCAGAGAACAGGGGCAGTTGTGATAGATACAGGCACAGGATGCTGTAAAGCAGGGTTTGCCGGGCAGCAGAACCCCAAGTCTGTCCTTGGTTCGTGGGTGGGCCGCCCAACAGAGCGGTCATTCAAGTTGCGGGGGGCCAGACCAGACACTTTTGTAGGAGAGAGAGCCCGAACGCAGCCAGATGTTGAAGTTATTGAACCCGTGAGAAATGGCATCATCATAGACTGGGAGGCAGCAGAAGTCCTTTGGCGACACATGTTCTATCATGATCTGCAGGTCCGCCCAGAAGACCATGCCCTTTTGATGTCAGACCCACCACTCAGCCCTACTACCAACAGAGAGAAGATGGTCGAGGTGGTGTTTGAGTCTCTGAACTCTCCAGGCATGTACATCGCTTACCACTCCGTCTTGTCAGTTTATGCTCATGGTAAGATAAGTGGCTTGGTGGTAGATAGTGGCTATGCCGTGACCCACACTGTTCCAGTCCATCAGGGCTACAACTTACCGCATGCCATTGAGAGAATGGATATTGCTGGATCTCACATGACTTCCTTCCTGATGAAGCTTCTCAATGACTCGGGGCACGTGTTTACCGAGAGGATGACGCACATTGTGGAAGACATCAAGCATAAGTGCTGCTATGTCGCTGCGAACTTTGAGAGAGAATGTCATCTCCCCAGGAAGGACTACGTGGTAGACTTCCAGCTACCAGATGGCCACGTCATCAGCCTGGGGAAAGAGCGATTCCAATGCCCAGAAATGCTATTCACCCCTCCTAAGTTGCCTGGGATTTCTTTTGTGGGTGTCCATAACATGGCCCAGAGAAGCTTGAGTAAGGTCCCAGAAGAGGCCAGGGGAGACATGTACCAGAACATCTTTCTCTGTGGAGGGTCATCTCTCTTTAATGGGCTGGAGAAGAGGTTTACCAGCGAGCTCCTTCGGCATTTGCCATCTAGTGCCAAGGTTAGAGTCTCTGCTGTGCCCCTGAGGAAGTTTTCGGTCTGGACCGGAGGCTCCATCCTGGCTTCCCTGAAGAACTTCCAGGCCTGCTGGATTCAAAAGGAGCAGTACAATGACATTGGGCCGTACGTTGTCCATCGGAAGTGTTACTGA